From one Rosa rugosa chromosome 4, drRosRugo1.1, whole genome shotgun sequence genomic stretch:
- the LOC133706934 gene encoding uncharacterized protein LOC133706934 produces the protein MDLNENRSYDSDQTTYYSADSGMSDHEIGSDMGFEDHEAYEVGSDMSITDGDGEIEHSEPSYGGHEYDDFVGTTPFWHRYHCYPASKTEKHAYTESSDKIIMPPSALDVLASLNIDYPMLFEFRPYSFDAAENNETEKFRVSHCGVWEFTAEEGFVYMPNWMMENMNLKEGDLVLFQNQTLPKGSHVKLQPHTKDFLDIPDPKAMLEAALGTFSCLTTGDTIVLPYENKKYYMDIIETKPSDAIGIIDTDCEVDFAPPLDYKEPEKPVASSIPLNKEADGQVDIPKFSPFKGTGRRLDGKALQYESALDSSSFVAANGNPQPCTESSSRATRRRAQGKLVFGADTAPKVASKEVKQQQQLQEKEEPKFLAFTGKMYSLT, from the coding sequence ATGGATTTGAATGAAAACAGGAGTTATGATTCTGACCAGACTACATACTACTCCGCTGACTCCGGCATGAGTGATCATGAGATAGGGTCTGACATGGGATTTGAGGATCATGAAGCTTACGAGGTAGGTTCTGACATGAGTATTACTGATGGGGATGGTGAGATAGAGCACTCTGAGCCCAGTTATGGCGGCCATGAATATGATGATTTTGTTGGCACGACACCGTTTTGGCATAGGTATCATTGTTATCCTGCATCTAAAACTGAAAAGCATGCATACACTGAGAGTAGTGATAAAATCATAATGCCTCCCTCAGCCCTCGACGTCCTTGCTTCTCTAAACATTGATTATCCAATGTTGTTCGAGTTCCGGCCATATTCTTTTGATGCTGCCGAGAATAATGAGACTGAGAAATTTCGTGTCTCTCATTGTGGGGTTTGGGAGTTCACTGCAGAAGAAGGCTTTGTCTACATGCCTAATTGGATGATGGAAAATATGAACTTGAAAGAGGGAGACCTTGTGCTGTTTCAAAACCAGACTCTTCCGAAAGGCAGTCATGTCAAATTGCAGCCTCATACAAAGGACTTCTTGGACATCCCTGACCCAAAAGCTATGTTGGAGGCGGCTCTCGGGACGTTTTCTTGTTTAACAACTGGGGATACTATTGTGCTACCTTATGAGAACAAGAAGTATTATATGGATATCATTGAAACAAAGCCTTCTGATGCCATAGGCATTATCGACACAGACTGTGAGGTTGACTTTGCACCTCCTCTTGACTATAAGGAACCTGAGAAACCTGTTGCTTCATCAATTCCTCTGAACAAGGAAGcagatggccaagttgacataCCTAAATTCAGCCCTTTTAAGGGAACTGGGAGGCGTTTGGATGGCAAGGCTTTGCAGTATGAGTCAGCATTAGATTCTTCCTCATTTGTTGCCGCGAATGGTAATCCACAACCTTGTACAGAATCTAGTTCACGAGCTACTAGACGCCGGGCTCAGGGGAAGCTTGTTTTTGGCGCAGATACTGCTCCAAAGGTAGCCTCAAAAGAGGTcaaacaacagcagcagctcCAAGAGAAAGAAGAGCCAAAGTTCCTGGCTTTTACTGGGAAAATGTACTCCctaacttga
- the LOC133745165 gene encoding phosphoribulokinase, chloroplastic, protein MAICAVHTSTQFNPTCSSISTPSKSHLGFCQRQQVVFYTKRSSKRSTPCVGLIACAAGGQETVVIGLAADSGCGKSTFMRRLTSVFGGAAEPPKGGNPDSNTLISDTTTVICLDDYHSLDRTGRKEKGVTALDPRANDFDLMYEQVKAIKDGKAVDKPIYNHVSGLLDPPELIKPPKILVIEGLHPMYDQRVRDLLDFSIYLDISNEVKFAWKIQRDMAERGHSLESIKASIEARKPDFDAYIDPQKQYADAVIEVLPTELIPGDNEGKVLRVRLIMKEGVKFFNPVYLFDEGSTISWIPCGRKLTCSYPGIKFTYGPDTYYGHEVSVLEMDGQFDRLDELIYVESHLSNISTKFYGEVTQQMLKHSDFPGSNNGTGLFQTIVGLKIRDLYEQLIASKAKRPAEAKA, encoded by the exons ATGGCCATTTGTGCAGTCCACACAAGTACTCAGTTCAACCCAACATGCTCATCAATCTCCACCCCCTCAAAATCCCACTTGGGATTCTGCCAAAGACAACAAGTAGTGTTCTACACCAAGAGGAGTAGCAAGAGATCCACCCCATGCGTAGGTCTGATAGCTTGCGCCGCGGGTGGCCAGGAGACGGTGGTGATTGGCCTCGCCGCCGACTCCGGTTGCGGGAAGAGCACATTCATGAGGAGGTTGACAAGTGTGTTTGGAGGAGCAGCAGAGCCACCAAAGGGAGGCAACCCAGACTCCAACACTTTGATAAGTGACACCACCACTGTGATATGCTTGGATGATTACCACTCACTTGATAGGACTGGAAGGAAGGAGAAGGGAGTCACTGCTCTTGACCCAAGAGCCAACGACTTTGACCTCATGTATGAGCAAGTCAAGGCTATCAAGGATGGCAAGGCTGTGGataaacccatttacaaccatGTTAGTGGACTCTTGGACCCTCCAGAGCTTATCAAGCCCCCAAAGATCCTTGTCATTGAAGGCTTGCACCCAAT GTACGACCAGCGAGTCAGGGACCTCTTGGACTTCAGTATCTACTTGGACATCAGCAATGAGGTTAAGTTTGCATGGAAAATTCAG AGGGACATGGCCGAGCGTGGACACAGTCTCGAGAGCATCAAAGCCAGTATCGAAGCCCGAAAGCCCGATTTTGACGCTTATATTG ATCCACAAAAGCAGTATGCTGATGCAGTCATTGAAGTGTTGCCAACCGAACTCATTCCAGGAGACAATGAGGGTAAGGTTTTGAGAGTGAGGTTGATAATGAAGGAGGGAGTCAAGTTCTTCAACCCAGTCTACTTGTTTGATGAGGGCTCTACCATCTCATGGATACCATGCGGAAGGAAGCTTACTTGCTCTTACCCTGGAATCAAATTCACCTATGGCCCTGACACTTACTATGGCCATGAG GTGTCAGTGTTGGAGATGGATGGACAGTTTGACAGATTAGATGAGCTGATCTATGTAGAAAGCCATCTAAGCAACATCTCCACCAAGTTCTACGGAGAAGTCACGCAACAGATGTTGAAGCATTCCGATTTCCCCGGGAGCAACAACGGGACTGGTCTCTTCCAAACCATCGTTGGATTGAAGATCAGAGACCTCTATGAGCAGCTCattgcaagcaaggccaaaagACCAGCAGAAGCAAAAGCTTAA